In Etheostoma spectabile isolate EspeVRDwgs_2016 chromosome 20, UIUC_Espe_1.0, whole genome shotgun sequence, the following are encoded in one genomic region:
- the LOC116670551 gene encoding uncharacterized protein C21orf58: protein MLGFQHDSSVVDPMTRLKLKLLEKKLENQKHNMDDRAESAQSARSYDGELDQLHRALRRKQDLLQRLREQHMLEDLNRPHTWGGSQRQYKSHFFTAPQPPPPPPLHQPVPALSFPPRPPPVLPQPSRIIQQTLSQQPAAIIQQLLPQLPQSYPAPRSGSIKEDMVELMLMQNAQMHQIIMHNMMLKAMPPMLPAGGPSRCVPQTTYLGQDGYQGNPIFLRPDVKPRGHAVHHHYHYGPTLAAPQLPPISQPTWLPGVSSDPGGGHLPSIHHATDPFRLPPLNV from the exons ATGCTAGGATTTCAG CATGACAGTTCAGTGGTTGATCCGATGACAAGACTCAAACTCAAACTGCTGGAGAAG AAACTGGAAAATCAAAAGCACAATATGGACGACAGAGCGGAGTCTGCCCAGTCTGCAA GGAGTTATGATGGAGAGTTGGATCAACTGCACCGTGCACTGAGGCGAAAGCAGGACCTGTTGCAAAGACTCAGG GAGCAGCACATGTTAGAAGACCTCAACAGACCTCACACCTGGGGAGGGTCACAAAGACAGTACAAGTCACATTTCTTCACTGCCCCTCAACCGCCTCCACCACCCCCACTCCACCAACCAGTCCCTGCTCTGTCCTTTCCGCCCCGTCCACCACCTGTTCTGCCTCAGCCATCACGCATCATCCAGCAGACT ctATCCCAGCAGCCTGCCGCCATCATACAACAGCTGCTGCCACAGCTGCCTCAGTCCTACCCTGCACCACGCTCAGGCAGCATCAAAGAGG aCATGGTGGAATTGATGCTGATGCAAAATGCCCAGATGCACCAGATCATAATGCACAATATGATGCTGAAAGCCATGCCTCCTATGTTGCCAGCTGGAGGGCCCAGTCGCTGTGTCCCTCAAACTACATATCTTGGGcag GATGGTTACCAAGGAAACCCCATTTTTTTAAGGCCAGATGTCAAACCAAGAGGACATGCTGTCCATCATCATTATCACTATGGTCCTACCCTTGCAGCACCACAGCTGCCTCCCATCAGCCAACCTACATGGCTACCAGGGGTGTCATCTGACCCAGGAGGGGGACATCTACCCTCCATACACCATGCAACAGACCCTTTCAGACTCCCACCACTCAATGTGTAA
- the LOC116670203 gene encoding autophagy-related protein 9A: MAHFDTEYQRLEASYSDSPPGEENLLMHVPEGAKSHWHHIENLDLFFQRVYNLHQKNGFTCMLLGEIFELVQLLFVVGFTVFLANCVDYDILFANKFVNHTDSSKVTLPDAFLPVDVCSARIRDNAFVIFVLIISGVFWLHRLVKFLYNVCCYWEIRSFYINALKMTMSELPYATWQEVQARIVEIQKEHQICIHKKELTELDIYHRILRFKNYMVAMVNKSLLPVRFRLPVLGESVFYTRGLKYNFELIFFWGPGSLFENEWSLKPEYKRGGNRLELADRLASRILWIGIANLVLCPVILVWQILYAFFSYTEVIKREPGSLGARCWSLYGRCYLRHFNELDHELMSRLSKGYKAASKYMNCFLSPLLTVVAKNVAFFAGSLLAVLIALTIYDEDVLAVEHVLSSITLLGVGITVCRSFIPDKHMVFCPEQLLRVILAHIHYMPDHWQGNAHRYETRDQFSQLFQYKAVFILEELISPVVTPIILIFCLRRKSLEIIDFFRNFTVEVVGVGDTCSFAQMDIRQHGHPAWMSAGKTEASIYQQAEDGKTELSLMHFAITNPQWQPPQETTQFISQLKERVHREATGAASDTHPLSLSESEPRSLIANLLVGPSTLTSVHFSSSLTNHAAAGSSDGASALRSLSPISSSFHLRGSLSAANRASGHTSTMSKAMAGSGTDARTVSSGSSAWEGQLTSLVLSEYASTEMSIHALYMHELHKQQSRGELSRHTWHRQESDESSDSVPDEVRSEPNPHSRHFPRSHTFPTTVPSPSAIPTSSSAISSTTLGQEGASSHSSTQRRYSGPTTDSFGAGGKVARSARGVPMGGWAEEGQGAPRHHETLPEESSEDDMPPQIHKIA, from the exons ATGGCGCACTTTGACACAGAGTACCAGCGCCTGGAGGCGTCCTACAGCGACTCTCCCCCTGGAGAGGAGAACCTGCTGATGCATGTGCCTGAAGGAGCCAAAT CCCACTGGCACCACATAGAAAACCTGGACCTGTTTTTCCAGAGA GTCTATAATCTGCACCAGAAGAATGGATTCACCTGTATGCTGCTGGGAGAGATCTTTGAGCTGGT TCAGTTACTGTTTGTGGTTGGCTTCACAGTATTCCTAGCTAACTGTGTGGACTATGACATACTCTTTGCCAACAAGTTTGTAAATCACACTGATTCATCTAAAGTCACCTTGCCTGATGCCTTCCTCCCAGTGGATGTCTGCAGTGCCCG TATCCGAGATAATGCATTTGTGATCTTCGTGCTGATAATCTCTGGGGTGTTTTGGCTACATCGCCTGGTCAAATTCCTCTACAACGTCTGCTGCTACTGGGAGATCCGATCCTTCTACATCAACGCACTGAAGATGACCATG TCAGAACTCCCCTATGCAACATGGCAGGAGGTTCAGGCCAGGATAGTGGAAATCCAGAAAGAGCATCAGATCTGCATCCACAAAAAAGAACTGACAGAGCTTGACATTTACCACCGCATCCTCCGCTTTAAAAACTACATG GTTGCCATGGTGAATAAATCACTCCTTCCGGTGCGATTTCGACTTCCTGTACTTGGGGAGTCTGTGTTTTACACTCGAGGTCTCAAATACAACTTTGAGCTCATCTTCTTTTGGGGGCCAG GCTCTCTGTTTGAGAATGAGTGGAGCCTGAAACCAGAGTACAAGAGAGGAGGTAACAGGCTTGAGCTGGCAGACAGGCTAGCATCCCGTATCCTGTGGATCGGGATAGCCAATCTGGTGCTGTGTCCAGTCATCCTGGTCTGGCAGATTCTCTATGCCTTCTTTAGTTATACAGAG GTGATCAAGCGAGAGCCTGGTTCTCTGGGAGCAAGATGCTGGTCTCTGTATGGCCGATGTTACCTGCGGCACTTCAATGAGTTGGACCACGAGCTCATGTCGCGCCTCAGCAAAGGCTACAAG GCCGCATCCAAGTATATGAACTGTTTCCTCTCACCACTTCTGACAGTGGTTGCCAAAAATGTAGCATTTTTTGCTGGATCTCTCCTGGCTGTCCTTATCGCCCTGACTATCTATGATGAGGATGTTCTCGCAGTGGAACATGTACTCTCATCAATCACTCTGCTTGGAGTGGGTATCACTGTCTGCAG atCATTTATTCCAGATAAGCACATGGTGTTTTGTCCTGAGCAGCTGTTGAGGGTTATCCTGGCTCATATCCACTACATGCCTGACCATTGGCAGGGCAATGCACATAGATATGAGACTCGTGACCAGTTCTCCCAGCTCTTCCAGTACAAAGCA GTGTTTATTCTAGAGGAGCTGATAAGTCCAGTGGTGACTCCCATCATCCTGATCTTCTGCCTAAGGAGGAAGTCTCTGGAGATCATTGACTTCTTCAGGAACTTCACTGTGGAGGTGGTTGGGGTTGGAGATACTTGCTCCTTTGCGCAGATGGACATCAGGCAGCATGGACACCCTGCT tGGATGTCAGCAGGGAAGACAGAGGCATCTATCTACCAACAGGCAGAGGATGGGAAGACAGAGTTGTCTCTGATGCACTTTGCCATCACCAATCCTCAGTGGCAGCCTCCTCAGGAGACCACCCAATTCATCAGCCAGCTAAAGGAGCGAGTTCACAGAGAAGCCACAGGGGCTGCTTCGGACACACATCCACTCTCACTGTCTGAGTCTGAG CCAAGGAGCCTCATTGCAAACCTCTTGGTGGGGCCCTCTACGCTGACCTCCGTTCATTTCAGCAGCTCTCTGACCAATCATGCAGCAGCTGGCTCAAGCGACGGGGCGTCGGCCTTGCGCTCCCTTTCCCCAatcagcagcagttttcacCTGAGAGGCAGCTTGAGTGCAGCTAACAGGGCCTCGGGTCACACTTCAACTATGAGCAAAGCAATGGCAGGCTCTGG GACGGATGCCCGGACTGTGAGCTCAGGCAGCAGTGCATGGGAGGGTCAACTCACCAGTTTGGTCCTCTCAGAGTATGCCTCCACTGAGATGAGCATCCATGCACTTTACATGCATGAG CTACACAAGCAGCAGTCCCGTGGCGAGCTATCCCGTCACACATGGCACAGGCAGGAGAGTGACGAAAGCAGTGACAGTGTCCCCGATGAAGTGAGAAGTGAACCGAACCCGCACTCCAGACATTTCCCTCGCTCACACACTTTCCCCACCACAGTTCCCAGTCCCAGTGCCATTCCCACGTCATCTTCAGCCATCAGCAGTACCACCCTGGGGCAGGAGGGGGCTTCATCGCACAGCAGCACTCAGCGGCGCTATAGTGGACCTACCACAG ACTCTTTTGGGGCAGGCGGGAAAGTAGCGCGGTCAGCCCGTGGTGTGCCCATGGGAGGGTGGGCAGAGGAGGGTCAGGGAGCACCACGACACCATGAGACACTACCAGAGGAGAGCTCAGAGGACGATATGCCTCCTCAAATACACAAG ATTGCATAA